CTTAGAAGAATACGCATAGCAGTAAATTATGGCGCTTTTAAAGACAAATATTGCCGGGCGGTGCGCGAAAAAGCCCGGCCAGGTATTTTTGAATACTTTACAGGGGCGCTAAACCTGAAGTTAAACATGTAGGAGTCTATAAACATTAAAAAGGAGTTAAAACATTATGAAAACGACAAATCGAGTTTTGGTGTGGGACCTTCCTACACGTATATTCCACTGGCTATTTGCAGGAGGATTTTTTGTTGCGGCTATCTTCGCTTTTGGGTTTGGCGAACATAGCCCGTTTTTTTCCTATCACGCCATATTCGGCCTGATAATCTTTTTGATCGTTGTTTTACGAGTCCTCTGGGGATTTATAGGCACGCGCTATGCTCGTTTTGACTCGTTCACTTTTAGTCCTAAAAGTGTGTTTGAGTATTTAAAAGGAGCGCTTCGGGGTGATGGAAATAAGTATGTCGGACACAATCCGGGATCGGCGTATGCAATTTTCGCCATGCTTATAATGATGATTGGACTTGGCATTACAGGTATTATGCTCGGAACAGGTAACGAATGGGTTGAGGAGTTACATGAGATCCTTGCTTATGCTATGATCTCAGTTGTTGTGTTACATATCATGGGCGTGCTGTTGCATATCATCCGCCACAGGGAAAATATTATTGCAAGTATGATTCATGGCAAAAAAGAAGTAGAAGCTCATCAGGCCATCTCTTCATCACGTCCGATTATTGGAGTTATTTTTCTTGTTCTTACAGGAGCGTGGGCCTGGGGGCTTTATGCGAACTACGACGCATCAATACAATCTACACGGCTGCCGCTTATTGGGACTCAGCTACAAATTGGCGAAATAGAGAATGAAGATGAACCTGACCAAACTGAAGACCACGGCTATAAAGACGACCACGATGAATATCACGAAGATGAAGAATGTGATGATTAATGTCCGGCTAACGATTATTACGAGCAAGGAATTTAGAAAGTGAGAATGTTTCATGGAACGCCAGTCTGGTGGGAGAGTGTGCATCGTTTTTATTGGGGACAGATGTAAACAATTTTTTAGCTTCCGGAAAAAAATAAACGCGTCGACCTGACTATACTTGGGCCTACCTGGTTACTATATTTTTGTAAACAAAGCTTATTTCATTTAAATTGAAATAAGCAGCTAAGGCGGCAATGCCGTAATCCAAAAACGCCAGGATATTTTTAATTATCCGCGGGAAAAAATGCGACTTAAAATATCTTGCGGTTAATTAAATCAAGGATTTTGGGGTTGCGGCAATGCCGTCCAAGATTTGAGAATCACTAAAAATGAGAGGTAAGCTTAGAAAACCAGAAGAATAATGTAAGAAAATACCCTTACTTCCTTTACTTTAAGGAAGAGTTGGAGATATCGCGTTATCAATATAAAATTATCAGTATTGAGGAGGCACATTAAGTATAAAATGGATTTACTTAATTCTTTTCTGCATATTCTTTTGCGAATGAGTTTTCTAATTTAATAAATTTGTAGCCAGTGGGCGTCTTATGTCAGAATAGCGAAAAATCTTTTCTTTCTTTTTCTTATGGGAATAGA
This sequence is a window from Caldithrix abyssi DSM 13497. Protein-coding genes within it:
- a CDS encoding cytochrome b/b6 domain-containing protein: MKTTNRVLVWDLPTRIFHWLFAGGFFVAAIFAFGFGEHSPFFSYHAIFGLIIFLIVVLRVLWGFIGTRYARFDSFTFSPKSVFEYLKGALRGDGNKYVGHNPGSAYAIFAMLIMMIGLGITGIMLGTGNEWVEELHEILAYAMISVVVLHIMGVLLHIIRHRENIIASMIHGKKEVEAHQAISSSRPIIGVIFLVLTGAWAWGLYANYDASIQSTRLPLIGTQLQIGEIENEDEPDQTEDHGYKDDHDEYHEDEECDD